One part of the Georgfuchsia toluolica genome encodes these proteins:
- a CDS encoding mannose-1-phosphate guanylyltransferase/mannose-6-phosphate isomerase, whose amino-acid sequence MNIYPIILCGGSGTRLWPLSRESHPKQFLPLLRGRSPFEATLQRLQGLADSQPTLIIANQEHLFMVQDQAKAVGIESYQLYIEPCGRGTAPAVAVAAYQLVREDSQAAMLVMPADHDIPDHDSFRRAIAQGVAALHAERLVVFGLAARRAETGYGYIERGMPLATADGCYQVARFTEKPELEIAQGFVASGQHYWNSGIFLFGAAQFIAELERFEPELASACRLAADSVTTEHDTRRIGADAFARCRTVSVDHAVLEHTAAAAMVAADFPWSDIGSWHSLWDNAEKDQHGNVTLGDTYLHEVTDSYVHSSRRMVVGIGLKDMVIVETADALLVAAREDVQHVKEAVELLRAQERDECRTHLCVNRPWGHYEDIDGGERFRVKRLTVNPGARLSLQLHHHRAEHWVVVRGTARVTRDEEVVLLYENQSTYIPVGVAHRLENPGKIPLEVIETQSGSYLKEDDIVRLQDAYHRV is encoded by the coding sequence GTGAATATCTATCCGATAATATTGTGTGGCGGTTCGGGAACCCGATTGTGGCCGCTGTCGCGCGAAAGCCACCCGAAACAGTTTCTGCCGCTGCTACGGGGACGCAGTCCGTTCGAGGCCACGCTGCAACGCCTGCAGGGGCTGGCCGACTCGCAACCCACGCTGATCATCGCGAACCAGGAGCATCTGTTCATGGTCCAGGATCAGGCAAAGGCTGTCGGCATCGAATCGTATCAACTCTATATCGAACCCTGCGGCCGAGGCACGGCGCCCGCTGTCGCCGTGGCCGCGTACCAGCTGGTACGCGAGGATTCGCAGGCGGCCATGCTGGTCATGCCCGCTGATCACGACATCCCCGACCACGACTCTTTCCGGCGCGCCATAGCGCAGGGAGTTGCCGCACTGCACGCCGAGCGACTCGTGGTGTTCGGACTGGCGGCGCGGCGCGCCGAAACCGGCTACGGCTACATTGAGCGTGGCATGCCGTTGGCAACAGCCGATGGCTGCTACCAGGTGGCGCGGTTTACGGAAAAGCCGGAGCTGGAGATCGCTCAAGGTTTCGTCGCTTCGGGGCAGCACTATTGGAACAGCGGCATATTTCTTTTCGGCGCTGCGCAGTTTATCGCCGAACTTGAGCGTTTCGAACCGGAACTGGCGTCAGCCTGCCGCCTTGCAGCCGACTCGGTGACGACGGAGCACGATACCCGCCGCATCGGGGCCGACGCATTTGCGCGCTGCCGAACCGTCTCGGTCGACCACGCTGTACTCGAGCACACCGCTGCCGCCGCGATGGTCGCTGCCGACTTCCCCTGGTCCGACATAGGCTCGTGGCATTCGCTTTGGGATAACGCGGAAAAAGACCAGCACGGCAACGTCACGCTGGGCGATACGTACCTGCACGAGGTGACGGATTCTTATGTCCATTCCTCGCGCCGCATGGTGGTCGGCATCGGCCTCAAGGATATGGTCATCGTCGAGACGGCCGATGCATTGCTGGTCGCGGCGCGCGAGGATGTCCAGCACGTCAAGGAGGCCGTGGAGTTGCTGCGCGCCCAGGAACGCGATGAATGCCGAACGCATCTTTGCGTCAATCGTCCCTGGGGCCATTACGAAGATATCGACGGCGGCGAACGGTTCCGCGTCAAGCGCCTTACCGTCAACCCAGGCGCCAGGCTTTCCCTGCAACTGCATCACCATCGCGCCGAACATTGGGTGGTGGTGCGCGGCACCGCGCGCGTCACGCGCGACGAAGAGGTGGTGCTGCTCTACGAGAACCAGTCCACGTACATTCCGGTCGGGGTTGCGCATCGGCTGGAAAACCCCGGAAAAATTCCACTCGAAGTGATCGAAACCCAGTCTGGCTCCTATCTCAAGGAGGACGATATCGTGAGGCTCCAGGATGCCTATCACCGTGTCTGA
- the rnr gene encoding ribonuclease R — MLAREQASYEHPLPSREYVLAKLAEQAVPLPFDEICRLLDVDEREREPFLRRLGAMARDGQLMQDRRNNWLIPDKANLITGKVQGHPDGYGFLIPEDGGEDIYLSAKEMEKVLHGDRAIVRVTGTDRKGRPEGKIVEVTERANTRIVGRVYCEHGVWFVVAENQRISQDILLAQDRKAKQQESKLKSGQVVVVEIIEQPSKHAQAIGKVVEVLGNYADPGMEIEIALRKHELPFEFSGAALQQTRKLPDAVRKTDWKSRKDLTALPLVTIDGETARDFDDAVYCERQGKGYRLVVAIADVSHYVTADSVLDQEAYERGNSVYFPRRVIPMLPEKLSNGLCSLNPEVERLSMVCDMSISATGEIKRYRFYSAVMFSQARLTYTEVAAALYEGNKDTRRKLAKVLPHLEDLDALFRVMLKARTKRGAIDFDTPETIMVFDDHGKILRIEPYERNDAHRLIEECMLAANVCASEFLRDHEQAVLYRTHPEPKEEKVAKLRDFLATFGLQLGGGDTPHAKDYAKLLEKLDGRPDKLLLQTVMLRSLQQAIYSPDNVGHFGLAYESYAHFTSPIRRYPDLLVHRAIKAVLAGGKYAPGNWDEIGMHCSATERRADEATRDVENWLKCYYMQDRVGEIFSGSISSVVPFGIFVALDDVFVEGLVHVSELGRDYFTFDETNHQMIGERTGVRYRLADRIRVQLVRVDMNSNKIDFRLAPAEPSSVIPAKAGIQRRSANKNTGSSPARG, encoded by the coding sequence ATGCTGGCACGTGAACAAGCGAGTTACGAACATCCGCTGCCGAGCCGCGAATATGTGCTGGCCAAGCTTGCCGAGCAGGCAGTGCCGTTACCTTTCGACGAAATCTGCCGCCTGCTCGATGTCGATGAGCGCGAGCGCGAACCTTTCCTGCGTCGCCTTGGCGCGATGGCGCGCGACGGCCAGCTCATGCAGGATCGGCGCAACAACTGGCTGATTCCCGACAAGGCCAACCTGATCACGGGCAAAGTACAAGGGCATCCCGATGGTTACGGTTTTCTGATCCCTGAAGATGGTGGCGAGGATATCTATCTCTCCGCCAAGGAAATGGAGAAGGTGCTGCATGGCGACCGTGCGATTGTTCGCGTCACCGGCACCGACCGCAAGGGTCGCCCCGAAGGCAAGATCGTCGAGGTTACCGAACGCGCCAACACGCGCATTGTCGGCCGCGTCTATTGCGAACATGGCGTCTGGTTCGTCGTTGCCGAAAATCAGCGCATTTCCCAGGACATCCTGCTCGCGCAGGACAGGAAGGCCAAGCAGCAGGAATCGAAGCTGAAGTCGGGCCAGGTGGTGGTGGTCGAGATCATCGAGCAGCCGTCCAAACACGCGCAAGCGATCGGGAAGGTGGTCGAGGTACTCGGCAATTACGCTGATCCCGGCATGGAAATCGAGATCGCCTTGCGCAAGCACGAACTGCCGTTCGAGTTCTCCGGCGCGGCCTTGCAACAGACCAGGAAGTTGCCCGATGCAGTGCGCAAGACGGACTGGAAGAGCCGCAAAGACCTGACTGCCTTGCCGTTGGTGACCATCGACGGCGAGACGGCGCGCGATTTCGACGACGCCGTGTATTGCGAACGGCAGGGCAAGGGATACCGCCTCGTCGTTGCCATCGCCGACGTGTCGCATTACGTCACGGCTGACTCGGTGCTGGACCAGGAGGCTTACGAGCGCGGCAACTCGGTGTACTTCCCGCGCCGCGTGATTCCGATGCTGCCCGAGAAACTGTCGAATGGTCTGTGTTCGCTCAATCCCGAAGTCGAGCGCCTGTCCATGGTGTGCGACATGTCGATCAGCGCGACCGGCGAGATCAAGCGCTATCGCTTTTACAGCGCCGTGATGTTCTCCCAGGCACGGCTGACATACACCGAAGTTGCGGCAGCTTTATATGAAGGCAATAAGGACACCCGGCGCAAGCTGGCCAAGGTGTTGCCCCATCTCGAAGATCTTGATGCCCTGTTCCGGGTAATGCTCAAGGCGCGTACGAAACGCGGCGCCATCGACTTCGATACGCCCGAGACCATCATGGTGTTCGACGATCACGGCAAGATCCTCCGTATCGAGCCCTATGAGCGCAACGATGCGCACCGCCTGATCGAGGAATGCATGCTGGCGGCCAATGTCTGCGCGTCGGAATTCCTGCGCGACCACGAACAGGCGGTGCTGTATCGCACCCATCCGGAGCCGAAGGAAGAGAAGGTGGCCAAATTGCGCGACTTCCTCGCCACCTTTGGCTTGCAATTGGGCGGGGGCGACACTCCGCACGCCAAGGATTACGCCAAGCTGCTGGAAAAGCTGGACGGCCGTCCCGACAAGCTGCTGTTGCAGACCGTGATGTTGCGCTCGCTGCAACAAGCCATTTACAGTCCGGACAATGTCGGCCACTTCGGCCTGGCTTACGAGAGCTACGCCCACTTCACCTCGCCGATCCGGCGTTATCCCGATCTGCTCGTGCATCGGGCGATCAAGGCAGTGCTCGCCGGCGGCAAATACGCGCCCGGTAACTGGGATGAGATCGGCATGCACTGCTCGGCCACCGAGCGGCGCGCCGACGAAGCCACGCGCGATGTCGAGAACTGGCTCAAGTGTTATTACATGCAGGATCGTGTCGGCGAAATTTTCAGCGGCAGCATTTCGTCGGTTGTGCCCTTTGGCATTTTCGTCGCCCTTGATGATGTCTTTGTCGAAGGGCTGGTGCATGTTTCCGAACTGGGACGCGACTATTTCACCTTCGACGAGACCAACCACCAAATGATTGGAGAGCGTACCGGAGTGCGTTATCGTCTGGCCGATCGCATCCGGGTGCAACTGGTGCGCGTCGACATGAACAGCAACAAGATCGACTTCCGGCTTGCGCCTGCCGAACCGAGTTCGGTCATTCCCGCGAAGGCGGGAATCCAGCGGCGTTCAGCGAACAAAAACACTGGATCCTCGCCTGCGCGGGGATGA
- a CDS encoding glycosyltransferase family 4 protein, whose product MKRILILVENLPSPFDRRVWQEATTLRQAGYEVSIICPTGHGYELRHEVLQGIHIYRYRLPVEAAGAAGYAIEYAIALAMTFALVCKVLFTRGFDAIHACNPPDLFFLIGGFFKLFGKKFLFDHHDLNPELYEAKFGRRDFFYRLMLRLEYLTFRTADVVISTNESYRRIALERGRVAPERVFVVRSGPSLERMKILPSDPRLKCGRRYLVGYVGVMGRQEGIDYLLHAVQHIVKVSKRMDVHFGLVGGGTSLDEMRQLAESLGIAEFVTFTGRIPDADMLAMLNTADVCVNPDVANDMNDKSTMNKIMEYMALGKPIVQFDLTEGRYSAGSASLYARRNDSTDMADKILSLLDDADLRSRMGALGRARVVNKLAWDYEVPKLLTAYKVLWSTTGSTTRRQEHQSTGAG is encoded by the coding sequence ATGAAACGCATCCTGATCCTGGTGGAAAACCTGCCCAGCCCCTTCGATCGCCGCGTCTGGCAGGAGGCCACGACGCTGCGGCAAGCGGGCTACGAGGTGTCGATCATCTGTCCGACCGGACACGGTTACGAGCTCCGCCACGAAGTGCTGCAGGGCATCCATATCTACCGCTATCGGCTGCCAGTCGAAGCGGCGGGTGCCGCCGGTTATGCCATCGAGTATGCGATCGCCCTGGCCATGACTTTCGCATTGGTCTGCAAGGTGCTGTTTACGCGCGGCTTCGATGCGATTCATGCCTGCAATCCGCCCGACCTGTTCTTTCTCATCGGCGGCTTCTTCAAACTGTTTGGCAAGAAATTCCTGTTCGACCATCACGACCTCAATCCCGAACTCTACGAGGCCAAGTTCGGCCGACGCGATTTTTTCTATCGCCTGATGTTGCGGCTCGAATACCTGACCTTTCGCACCGCCGACGTGGTGATTTCCACCAACGAGTCCTATCGGCGCATTGCGCTCGAGCGCGGCCGCGTGGCCCCGGAGCGGGTCTTCGTGGTGCGCAGCGGACCCAGCCTGGAGCGCATGAAAATATTGCCGTCCGACCCGCGCCTGAAATGCGGCCGTCGCTATCTCGTCGGCTACGTCGGCGTGATGGGAAGACAGGAAGGCATCGACTATCTGCTGCATGCGGTGCAGCACATCGTAAAGGTCAGCAAGCGCATGGATGTGCACTTCGGCCTGGTCGGCGGCGGCACCTCACTCGATGAGATGCGGCAACTCGCCGAGAGTTTGGGCATCGCCGAATTCGTCACCTTTACTGGACGCATTCCCGATGCCGATATGCTGGCGATGCTGAATACCGCGGACGTCTGCGTCAATCCCGATGTCGCCAACGACATGAACGACAAGTCGACGATGAACAAGATCATGGAATACATGGCGCTGGGCAAGCCGATCGTCCAGTTCGACCTCACCGAAGGCCGCTATTCGGCCGGCAGCGCCTCGCTGTATGCGCGCCGCAACGACAGCACGGATATGGCCGACAAGATCCTGTCACTGCTGGACGATGCCGACTTGCGCTCCCGCATGGGGGCGCTGGGCCGTGCGCGCGTAGTCAATAAACTCGCCTGGGACTACGAGGTGCCCAAATTGCTGACGGCATACAAGGTGCTATGGTCGACAACGGGCAGCACCACCAGGCGACAGGAGCATCAGTCGACCGGCGCGGGATGA
- the epsL gene encoding XrtB/PEP-CTERM-associated polysaccharide biosynthesis outer membrane protein EpsL: MTGTFGGEKGMGLVTAGGSDRMIACLRLSVVAAGLLVAASDAAALWDDKLELLVAETATVDTNVFRLSNDEDPAARLGSSDKSDTITTTTAGFNLDVPFSRQRFLAGTSWNHVRYDRFSDLDYVGRDARALWLWQGGNQLNGELGYTETKTLGSFTDFLVRLRSANMLTTKRAYGSATYMLTPSWQLQAGLAGQTQRNDNELRKVNDINLLMTDLTANYVSPSGNKIGLSLRQDDGHYPHAQPVSSSLSFENDYVQRSIGAVTDWTLTGKSHLTARVDRVHRDFDQLNQRNYDGMRYRVVYDWRATGKLVLNAVAQRDISSTEDIQTSYVLEKSFALRPTFILSEKIRLSATAYYAIRDYLGDPGLVLGTTPDRSAHVHRLVATISYQPLQSLTFLLTGQRETRTSNVPFDDYEANIFSINVRYTF, translated from the coding sequence ATGACAGGGACTTTTGGCGGTGAGAAGGGCATGGGTTTGGTAACGGCGGGAGGTTCCGACAGGATGATCGCTTGTCTGCGTCTGTCGGTCGTCGCCGCGGGTTTACTGGTGGCCGCGTCTGATGCCGCAGCACTATGGGATGACAAGCTCGAACTTCTCGTTGCGGAAACTGCGACGGTAGACACCAACGTATTCCGCCTTTCGAACGACGAGGATCCGGCCGCTCGCCTGGGCTCGTCAGACAAGAGCGACACCATCACTACCACCACGGCGGGATTCAATCTCGACGTGCCGTTCAGCCGTCAACGCTTTCTGGCGGGAACGAGTTGGAACCACGTACGTTATGACCGCTTTTCCGATCTTGATTATGTCGGTCGGGACGCACGGGCGCTCTGGTTGTGGCAGGGCGGCAATCAATTGAATGGCGAATTGGGCTATACCGAAACCAAAACGCTGGGATCGTTTACAGACTTTCTGGTCAGGCTCCGCAGCGCCAACATGCTGACAACCAAGCGGGCATACGGCAGCGCCACGTACATGTTGACACCCAGCTGGCAACTGCAGGCAGGGTTGGCGGGACAGACGCAAAGAAACGACAATGAACTGCGCAAGGTAAATGACATCAATTTGCTGATGACCGATTTGACGGCAAACTACGTCTCACCCTCTGGCAACAAGATCGGGCTTAGCCTGCGACAGGACGATGGTCATTATCCCCACGCACAACCGGTGTCCAGCAGCCTCTCGTTTGAAAACGACTATGTGCAGCGCAGCATCGGCGCCGTAACGGACTGGACCCTGACCGGGAAATCGCATTTGACTGCGCGCGTCGATCGCGTGCACCGTGATTTCGACCAATTGAACCAGCGCAACTACGACGGCATGAGGTATCGCGTCGTCTACGATTGGCGGGCAACCGGCAAGCTGGTATTGAACGCCGTGGCGCAGCGGGACATCAGCTCCACCGAGGACATACAAACCAGCTACGTACTGGAAAAAAGCTTTGCGCTGCGCCCCACCTTCATTCTGAGCGAAAAAATCAGGCTTTCGGCAACCGCTTATTACGCCATCAGGGACTATCTTGGTGATCCAGGACTTGTACTCGGGACGACGCCTGATCGCAGTGCCCATGTGCATAGGCTGGTGGCCACCATTTCCTACCAGCCGTTGCAGTCGCTTACCTTCCTGCTTACCGGCCAGCGCGAAACACGTACTTCAAATGTGCCGTTTGACGACTACGAAGCCAATATCTTCAGCATCAACGTTCGCTATACGTTTTAA
- the epsA gene encoding XrtB/PEP-CTERM-associated transcriptional regulator EpsA has product MHTKEIETIAQREPAGAKIGAADPAAGDGSTLDPIALEAIELNLEASLRVYTDHHFFTWTQGLLQNLIRHELLICVLRNGDNKQSQVDSFSTAQADPGLFSRLYREDASLAEKLVEEWEAHNFQPVVLDAEKNAIFADSALARAVNRLGASTIIMHGTHDSHARMVSLFLFACRGKDTDASLLRRVEMLAPFLHAAWVRTKISLSAKAGKSEAHPSERDLLTLRELEVLKWVCQGKSNIEIGIILGISPLTVKNHVQGILRRLNVQNRTQAVGKAINLNILKC; this is encoded by the coding sequence ATGCATACGAAAGAGATCGAAACGATCGCGCAACGTGAGCCGGCCGGGGCCAAAATCGGAGCAGCCGATCCCGCGGCAGGCGATGGATCCACGCTCGACCCCATTGCATTGGAAGCGATCGAACTTAATCTGGAAGCTTCGCTCCGGGTATATACCGACCATCATTTCTTTACCTGGACCCAGGGATTGCTCCAGAACCTGATCCGGCACGAGTTGCTGATCTGTGTGCTGCGTAATGGTGACAACAAGCAGTCACAGGTGGACAGCTTTTCGACGGCGCAGGCCGATCCGGGGCTTTTCAGCCGTCTCTACCGAGAGGATGCTTCACTGGCAGAGAAACTCGTCGAGGAATGGGAGGCGCACAATTTCCAGCCGGTCGTCCTGGATGCCGAAAAAAATGCGATATTTGCCGACAGCGCTCTGGCCCGCGCGGTGAATCGTCTCGGCGCCAGCACCATCATCATGCATGGGACACACGACAGTCATGCCAGGATGGTTAGCCTTTTTCTGTTTGCCTGCCGGGGGAAAGACACCGATGCCAGTCTGTTGCGCCGCGTCGAAATGTTGGCGCCGTTCCTGCATGCCGCATGGGTGCGCACCAAAATCAGCCTGTCCGCCAAGGCGGGCAAGAGCGAAGCCCACCCCAGTGAGCGCGACCTGCTCACCCTGCGCGAGCTGGAAGTGTTGAAATGGGTGTGTCAAGGCAAGAGCAATATCGAAATCGGCATAATTCTCGGCATCAGTCCGCTAACGGTCAAGAATCACGTACAAGGGATCCTGCGCAGGCTGAATGTGCAAAACCGCACACAGGCGGTAGGCAAGGCTATCAATCTGAATATTCTTAAATGCTGA
- a CDS encoding nucleotide sugar dehydrogenase — MKICVMGLGYVGVVSAGCLAQSGHEIVGIDPEQVKVDLINAGKSPIVEKDIGGIVKEQVASGRLRAATDLAAAGHNSDLFLVCVGTPSQGNGGIDLTHVRNVCEQIGAALRRHDAAPVVVMRSTMLPGTIREVVIPLLETHSGKHAGIDFGVCINPEFLREGSAVDDYYHPPKTVIGEIGPASGDVLAKLYADMPGPLIRTDIETAEMVKYADNCWHALKVGFANEIGNICKGLGVDGHSVMDIFCQDTKLNISPYYLKPGFAFGGSCLPKDLRALLYKAKMLDLSLPILDAILPSNRQQIERGVQAVVAKGQKKVGILGFSFKAGTDDLRESPVVELTERLLGKGYDLRIYDRNVSIASIRGANRNYILNHIPHISRLMVPSVADVLGHARTIIIGNAATEFHDVPNHLEYGQNIIDFVRICDTRSVAGVYEGICW; from the coding sequence ATGAAAATCTGCGTCATGGGTCTGGGCTACGTTGGGGTTGTTTCGGCAGGCTGCCTCGCCCAGTCGGGCCACGAAATCGTCGGCATCGACCCGGAACAGGTCAAGGTCGATCTCATCAACGCCGGGAAGTCGCCCATTGTCGAAAAGGACATTGGCGGCATCGTCAAGGAACAGGTCGCCAGCGGCCGCCTGCGCGCCGCCACCGATCTCGCCGCCGCCGGCCACAATAGCGATCTGTTCCTGGTGTGCGTGGGAACGCCGAGCCAGGGCAACGGCGGCATCGACCTGACCCACGTGCGCAATGTCTGCGAGCAGATCGGCGCCGCGCTGCGTCGTCACGATGCCGCGCCGGTGGTCGTCATGCGCAGCACGATGCTGCCCGGCACGATCCGCGAGGTGGTGATTCCCCTCCTCGAAACCCATTCCGGCAAGCACGCCGGCATCGACTTCGGCGTCTGCATCAACCCCGAGTTCCTGCGCGAGGGATCCGCGGTTGACGACTATTACCATCCGCCCAAGACCGTGATCGGCGAAATCGGCCCGGCCAGCGGCGACGTGCTGGCCAAGCTGTATGCCGACATGCCCGGCCCGCTGATCCGCACTGACATCGAGACCGCCGAAATGGTCAAGTACGCGGACAATTGCTGGCATGCGCTCAAGGTCGGCTTCGCCAACGAAATCGGCAACATCTGCAAGGGGCTGGGCGTCGACGGGCACAGCGTCATGGACATCTTCTGCCAGGACACCAAGCTCAACATTTCGCCCTACTACCTGAAGCCGGGATTCGCCTTCGGCGGTTCTTGCCTGCCCAAGGATTTGCGCGCGCTGTTGTACAAGGCCAAGATGCTCGATCTGTCGCTGCCGATCCTGGACGCGATCCTGCCCAGCAACCGGCAGCAGATCGAGCGCGGCGTGCAGGCCGTCGTCGCCAAGGGCCAGAAGAAGGTCGGCATCCTCGGTTTCAGCTTCAAGGCGGGCACCGACGACCTGCGCGAAAGCCCGGTGGTGGAACTGACCGAGCGGCTATTGGGCAAGGGCTACGACCTGCGCATCTACGACCGCAACGTGAGCATCGCCAGCATTCGCGGCGCCAACCGCAATTACATCCTGAACCACATCCCGCATATCTCGCGCCTGATGGTTCCCAGCGTGGCCGATGTGCTCGGCCATGCGCGCACCATCATCATCGGCAATGCCGCGACGGAGTTCCACGATGTGCCCAATCACCTGGAATATGGACAGAACATCATCGATTTCGTCCGCATCTGCGATACGCGCAGCGTCGCCGGCGTCTACGAAGGCATCTGCTGGTAA
- the rlmB gene encoding 23S rRNA (guanosine(2251)-2'-O)-methyltransferase RlmB — MSETRLIHGFHAVIAKLRHDPEAVEELYVDSSRQDARMRDLLRQAGLHGVRVMPVDGKRLDGMAAGARHQGVIARVNARQKYVSLEDVLDVIDEPALLLVLDGVQDPHNLGACLRVADAAGAHAVIAPRDKAVGLNATAIKVASGAADTVPYITVTNLARTLRELQEREIWTIGAAGEANRKIYDIDQRAAVAWVLGAEGSGLRRLTRETCDELAAIPMQGSVESLNVSVASGICLFEARRQRLAGKTPRL, encoded by the coding sequence ATGTCAGAAACCAGATTGATTCACGGCTTTCATGCCGTCATAGCAAAACTGCGCCACGATCCGGAAGCAGTCGAAGAACTTTACGTTGACTCATCCCGGCAGGATGCGCGCATGCGCGATCTGCTGCGTCAGGCCGGGCTGCATGGCGTGCGCGTGATGCCGGTCGACGGCAAGCGGCTTGACGGCATGGCGGCTGGCGCACGCCATCAGGGTGTTATTGCCCGCGTCAATGCGCGGCAGAAATATGTTTCGCTCGAAGACGTGCTCGATGTCATCGATGAACCCGCCCTGCTGCTGGTGCTCGATGGCGTCCAGGATCCGCACAATCTCGGCGCCTGTCTGCGCGTGGCCGATGCGGCCGGCGCCCATGCCGTGATCGCCCCCAGGGACAAGGCGGTCGGTCTCAATGCCACCGCCATCAAGGTGGCGAGCGGGGCAGCCGATACGGTGCCCTACATCACCGTGACCAATCTGGCCCGCACGCTGCGCGAGTTGCAGGAACGCGAGATATGGACCATCGGTGCCGCTGGCGAAGCAAACAGGAAAATATATGACATCGACCAGCGCGCGGCGGTGGCCTGGGTGCTCGGCGCCGAGGGCAGCGGCCTGCGTCGCCTGACGCGCGAAACCTGCGACGAACTGGCGGCGATCCCGATGCAGGGCAGCGTTGAAAGCCTCAATGTTTCGGTGGCCAGCGGCATCTGTTTGTTCGAAGCGCGCCGCCAGCGTTTGGCGGGGAAAACACCTCGGCTATAA
- a CDS encoding undecaprenyl-phosphate glucose phosphotransferase — MLTANHSWQGLPSSFLNTTTLVQLAITPVLATATLLLSCLAFGQPIGGAYLILALLVFALTFFGHLPAQGERRLEIAADIVTNWLAIIALLMMFGWVTRTLGFFDQRVMLTWILATPLLLTTGQFLYPILLSKLIAVEGVQRVAVIAGAGELAHRLQHCIEQSPHLGIRVAGCFDDRAPVRLHETTPHNIVGGLDQIAAYAKQHHVDLIYINLPMTSQPRIVKLLNDLHDTTASIYFVPDIFLFDLIQARVDTIGDMPVLAVCETPFYGVDGLLKRASDLVLATAILILIAPIMLAIAIAIKRSSPGPVLFKQRRYGLDGREIIVYKFRTMTVCEDGPEIRQATQDDNRVTKLGAFLRASSLDELPQFINVLQGRMSVVGPRPHAVAHNEMYRKLINGYMIRHKVRPGITGWAQVNGQRGETATLDKMKARIEYDLAYLRNWSLRLDLLIILKTVFVVWKRQNAY; from the coding sequence ATGCTTACCGCAAATCATTCATGGCAGGGACTACCCAGCAGTTTCCTTAATACGACGACGCTCGTCCAATTGGCCATCACACCGGTGCTGGCCACGGCCACCCTGCTGCTCTCCTGTCTGGCTTTCGGCCAGCCAATAGGCGGCGCCTACCTGATTCTCGCGCTGCTGGTGTTCGCGCTGACATTCTTCGGCCACCTTCCTGCGCAGGGTGAGAGGCGTCTCGAGATTGCCGCCGACATTGTGACGAACTGGCTGGCCATCATCGCCCTGCTGATGATGTTCGGTTGGGTCACGCGCACGCTCGGTTTCTTTGATCAGCGCGTCATGCTGACCTGGATACTCGCAACGCCGTTACTGCTGACGACCGGCCAGTTCTTATACCCGATTTTGCTGTCGAAACTGATCGCGGTGGAAGGCGTGCAGCGTGTCGCCGTCATCGCCGGCGCCGGCGAACTTGCGCACAGGCTGCAGCACTGCATCGAGCAATCACCCCATCTCGGCATCCGCGTCGCCGGCTGTTTTGATGACCGGGCGCCCGTCCGGCTTCATGAAACGACCCCGCACAATATCGTCGGCGGCCTGGACCAGATTGCGGCATACGCCAAGCAGCATCACGTCGACCTGATTTATATCAACCTGCCGATGACATCGCAGCCGCGCATCGTCAAACTGCTCAACGACCTGCACGACACCACGGCCTCTATCTATTTCGTGCCGGATATTTTCCTGTTCGATCTGATCCAGGCCCGCGTGGACACGATCGGCGACATGCCGGTACTGGCGGTGTGCGAGACTCCCTTCTACGGTGTGGACGGTCTGCTCAAGCGCGCCAGCGATCTGGTGCTGGCAACGGCGATCCTGATCCTGATTGCGCCGATCATGCTGGCGATCGCCATCGCGATCAAGCGCTCATCGCCGGGCCCGGTCCTGTTCAAACAGCGGCGCTACGGACTCGATGGCCGCGAAATCATCGTCTACAAGTTCCGCACCATGACCGTCTGCGAAGACGGGCCCGAAATCCGCCAGGCAACCCAGGATGACAACCGCGTCACCAAGCTGGGAGCCTTTCTGCGCGCCAGCTCGCTGGATGAACTGCCGCAATTCATCAACGTGCTGCAGGGACGCATGAGCGTGGTCGGACCGCGCCCCCATGCCGTGGCCCACAACGAGATGTACCGCAAGCTGATCAACGGCTACATGATCCGCCACAAGGTCCGCCCCGGCATCACCGGGTGGGCGCAGGTCAATGGTCAGCGCGGGGAGACCGCCACTCTCGACAAGATGAAGGCACGCATCGAGTACGACCTTGCCTATCTGCGCAATTGGTCTCTACGCCTGGATTTGCTGATCATTCTGAAAACAGTGTTTGTCGTCTGGAAAAGACAGAATGCCTATTAG